ACATTGCGCCGATATTGGGAAAGGGGGGAAGGGCGCAAAGATGGTTAGCGCCAAAATTAGAGGCGCTGTAGTTGGGGTTGGTAAAGCCAAAGGCATCAAAGCCAAAAAGATAAAAAGCGTAGAGCGCGCAGCGGAAAGGGGGATAAATGGGCCAATAGTTGGTGCTGCCGCTGCCGGTGCTTATTGCAGCAATTTGAATGCCAAGCTGTTCCCGATAGCGGATAAGTTTTTGAGATTTTTCAAACCAGAAGTCAAAGTCAATATGCTGACCACCTGACACCGGGTGGCTCTCGGCCAGTATCCAGTCACCTTTTGTTAGGGGCGTTGTGCCCGATAGTACATCATCCGGGTGCCAGGCATTGACGAAAACGGCAAGGTCTTTATTATGAACGTAATTCACCGCAGAGATGAGGCGGGTCCGGCTGACACCAAAGTCGTAGCCGGCATTATCAAAGAAGATTCCGGTTACGCCGGTAATTGTCGCCCACGCATCAACATGGGTAGTGATAGTCACAATGCTCAAATTTTGAGCGGGCGAGATAACGCCCAAATCAATGTAACTATAAACCTTGACATCGTGGTCTTTTAAATTTTTAATGATGGCGACGGTGTTAGTGTAATCTTCGTGGGAGGGATGTTCCAGGCCGTCGCCCAAAACAACGATATCGAAGGGCGTAAAGACGGCGGTGGCCTGGGTAATATTACCACTCGCTCCGTTGACCACGCTCGGCCAGGCGTAATATATGGCCAGGCGGGCCGGGGTTACAACAGGGGTGCCGCAAAGAAAGGAGGCCGGCATGATTTGCAAGTCACATCCCGGCAAGTTACAGGAATCAACTATTCCGCCTGATCCACCCCAAGCCCAGACCTGCACAGATTGGTGGTGTTTGAAGGGGCGGCGAACAACCTCATGAGACGTAAACCAATCATCAAAATAGGAATCCTCCCCATCACCAATACCCCAGGGGTCCTTACCGTCCCAGGATATTCTGACAGCCACTGGAACGGTGGAGATGTTTTCAACCACCACTTCTGTCAGAGTCTGAGCGACCTGCAAAATACTCCCCTCATATAAAATACTACCGCGTGTTTCAAAACATTTGGTTGAATTGGTAAGGACGACGGGCAGCGGCGACTGGCCCAAACTAGCCGTCGCCATCGTCTTTGCCTCATTGTCTTTGCCCACAGTTTCAAGGTCTCTGCCGGTAACAGGATAGGGTGAAACTGCGGTATGCGTTTCGTATGATCGAGGCAAGATCATCGCTGCCAGGGCCAGGATCAGGCCGGTAAAGGCCAGCAGGATAGAAATAATTGGCCCCAGCCAGGGCTCAGAATAAGGGAGATTGGTTTTCATCAGTTTGTCTCCTTTTGTAAGGCATACGTCATTCGTTTTGATATTTTTTTACCCGCAAACAAGTGCGGAGAACCAATCATCCCCACACTAGCCCAGAAACTGGCCGTAAACATGGTATCGAGGGCAGTCAGAACAACAACGCCGAGACACAGCCAGGCCAAAAACCTGGCCAATGAACTTGTCTCAGATTCTCCCCTGGTACTGATGAAGATAACCACCAGAATTAACCAGGCAATTACAAACACTATAAAGGCCATTCAAATCCTCCTCGTATTTGGCTTGGGCAAATAGCCGAATCCGCCACAATATTTTCCCTTTGTTTGGGCAGGTTGAGATGAGGCTCGCTCGTTGACTTTTGAGTCATATTGCTTTTATAATGTTAATGGGATACCTGTTGTAAAAGTAGATAATCGGCCGATTATTTTTAGTCAGTTTCTCTAATTCTACCATGACAAGCGTAATATATCCGACCAATTTCCGTACAAAAATTGTACACCCCTGTACAATTTTACATAAAGTACCGTTAATAATGGAGTGGAGGATATGGAGGAGTGTTCTAAGCTGGCAGCAGTCCTGAATAGGTACACAAACCAATTTATAAAGCAGCAGGGATACGTTAGCCTGAGGGAGATAGCGGCAAAAAGTAAAATACCACCTGCCACTCTGGTCAACTGGATGGCTGAGCCGATAGTTTCCCTAAAAATTCGATCACATAGTTGGCCCGGTTTGCTCAGGCTGGCAATCACTTTGAGGTTGGAAGAAGCTGAACTGAACTGTTTATTATCGGCAGCCGGTGTGAAATATACAGTTAAAGAATTGGACCGGCTGGCCAGGGCCAAAAATATTCCAGAAATCACCCAAGATAAAATATATCAGGAGTTGTTAGCGGCCTTGCAAGCCTGGCAGCCTCAGCAGCGATGCCCCTACCCTGGCATGTCTGCCTTCACCAAGAATGAAGGGGAGTTGTTTTTTGGCCGTGAAGAAGCCACTCAAAACCTGATCAAATTTTTGCAGAGCTGGACTTTGGGCGCAGAAAAAGGGATTCGGTTTCTGCCGGTTATTGGCTCCTCCGGCAGCGGGAAATCATCATTGGTGCAGGCCGGTTTAATGTACCAGTTAGAAAAAGGGGAGTTGATTGCGGGCAGCGAACAATGGCCCATTGATACTTTTCAGCCCCGCGACGATCCCCTGCGCAATTTGGCCAGGGCTATTCTCCGTTTGACCCATACTGACGATGATCAAGTACTCCGAGACGAAAAAACTGTCTTTGAGTTGAGTCAGGCCCTGCAAAACGATACAAACTTGCTATATAAGAAAGTTCAACAAATCTGGCCCAACGATTCCCCCCAACAGTGGCTAGTTTTGGTGATAGACCAATTTGAAGAAGTGTTCACCCTTTGTCACGACCCCCAAATCGGTCAGGCGTTTATTGATAATCTACTTCACGCGGCTCAAGAAGAAGCTGGTCGCGTGATTGTAGTCATCACCCTTCGCGCTGATTTTTATGGGGAGTGCTTGAATCACCATAACCCGTTTTTAGTTGACGCCTTGCGCGTCTATCAGGTGGCGGTAGGGCGAATGACGCCCAGGCAATTACATCAAGCTATCGAGCAACCGGCCAACAAAGTCGGCTGCCGGATAGAGCCTGAATTGGTCACACAGTTGTCAAATGATATGGCCAGGCAGCCACCGGGCAGCCTGCCCTTGTTGCAGCATACCTTGTTGCAGTTGTGGCATAGGCGGGAAGGTAAATACCTGACCTGTGAAGCTTATCAACAGCTTGGCGGCATAGAAAAAGCGCTACCTCAATATGCTGAACAAGAATTCTTTAAACTCAACCAGGCCCAACAGTCTCACTGCCGCCAAATATTGTTGCAATTGGTCCAACCCGGCGCAAAAACCGGGGATGCCAGACGCTCGGCATTAATCGAGGATTTGCAATCACTGGCTCGAAATAAACAGGATATTGCTGATATTGATGAGGTTCTGGAACGGCTGATTAGAGCCAGGTTACTTACTGTTAATGTAGATGGCCAGGGAAAAGAATTTGTTGAGATAGCGCACGAGGCGCTTATCCAACACTGGACGCAACTGCGAGATTGGATTGACGAGAATCGAGCATGGTTACGCATCCATCGCCGCCTGGCTGAAGACGCGCGGGCCTGGCAAGAATCAAAGTACGATCCAAGTTTTCTCTACCAGGCTTCACGCCTGGCGAAAGTATTAGAAGCCAAAGATAAGAATGACGCCCGGCTGCTTCCCCTGGAAGAAAAGTTCATCTCGGCCAGTCGTAAACAGGAATGCAAACGATGGGTGTTAAAAGTAGTATCTACCGTCATAGGGATTTTATTGATTTTTGTCATAATCTTATGGGCCATTACTTTTTCTCAGCGGCAAGAAATAAAAGAATTGCAAAACCAGGCCGAAGCCGGTAGATTGGCTGAAGGCGCTGCCCGGCAACTGGAGTTAGAAAATCCCGGCCTGTCCTTGCTCCTGGCCATTGAGTCCAGAAAAATCCAACCCTCTAACGAAAATGAAAGGGTGATACGTTCTGCGCTGGCGCGGCTGTGGCCTCAAGTGGGCGTTTTGGCCGGACACGAGGCCGAGGTGTGGCAGGTGGCCTGGAGCGGGGATGATTCTCGCCTGACCACGGCGGGTGGGGATGGCACGGCGCGTATCTGGGATGCAAAGAGTCAGCAGGAAATTATGACCTTGACCGGGCATGCGGGCGCAGTTTTGGGAGTAGCCTGGGATGGGAATGATACCCGTCTGGTAACAGCCAGCGAAGATGGCACCGCCCGCGTGTGGGATGCTCAAAATGGAAAACCCATTGCTGTGTTTGAGCATGGAAGAAAAGTTTGGCGCGCTGCCTGGAGTCATGATAACACCCGGATTGTCACGGCCAGTGAAGATGGCACTGCTCGTATTTGGGATGCTCAAAGTGGGCTTGAACTTGTTCCGCTTAAAGGCCATACTGCTCCGGTTGTCCACGCGGCCTGGAGCAGTGACGATAGCTGTATTGTTACGGCCAGTAAGGACAATACAGCCCGGATTTGGGAGGTAGAAACGGGCCACGAGATCGCCCAGCTTGTTGGCCATTCCTATTGGGTGGCCTATGCCGCCTGGAATGGGGATAACACCCGAATTGTCACCACCAGTTGGGATGGCACCGCCCGCATTTGGGATGCCCAAAGTGGCATGGAAATGGCTACGTTGGCCAGCCACGATTGGGGCGTTGTTTATGCCGCCTGGAGCAATGATGATACGCGCCTGGTAACAGCCAGCGAAGATGGTACGGCCCGCGTGTGGGATGCCCGAAGCGGTATGGAAATGGCCGTCCTTGACGACCATCATGGAGCGGTTGTCTATGCCGTCTGGTCCAACGATGACCGCTACATCGCCACTGCCAGCCAGGATGGCACGGCCCGAATATGGGACGCCCAAACAGGGATTAACCTGGCGGTGCTGGAGGGACATACAGGGCCGGTTTCTTATGTCGCTTGGAACAGGGACAACACTCGTTTGGCGACGGCCGGCGGAGATGGCACCGCCCGCGTATGGGATACCAAAAGCCAGGTGGAAATCGCCGCATTAAAGGTCCACACCAACACTATCAGGCACGTGAGCTGGAGCGGAGACGACCAATGGCTGGCTACGGCCAGCAATGATAAGACGGCCCGGATATGGAACGCCCAAGATGGAACGGCAAGAGTTCTACTGGAAGGGCACGATTGGTGGGTGCTACATACTGCCTGGAATAAGGATAACACGCGCCTGGTGACGACCAGCGAAGATGGCACCGCCTGCGTATGGGATCCCAGAACCGGGGAAGAAGTGACGATGCTTGAGGGGCATACGTCCGGCGTAATGTATGCTACCTGGAACCGGGAGGGCGACCAAATTGTAACCGCCAGCCGGGATGGCACCGCCCGGATTTGGAACGCCAAGACCGGCACAGAATTTGCTGTACTGGCGGACCACACCGATGAAGTTGTTTATGCGGCCTGGAATGAAGACAATACCCACATTGTAACAACCAGCGCGGATGGCACCGCCCGCGTATGGGATGCCAAAACTGGAGTGGAGCAGGTAACTCTTGCAGGACACCAGGGATTGATCTGGCATGCCGCCTGGAATAAAGATGGAACACGCCTATTGACCGCCGGCGACGACACCACAGCCCGGGTATGGAATGTCCAAAATGGCGCAGAAATTGCTGTACTTGAGGGACATGTAGGGCCGGTGGTCCATGTAGCCTGGAATCAAAATGAAACCAGGGTAGCTACCGCCAGTGGAGATGGCACCGCCCGCGTATGGGATACTACCTATTGGGCCGAGCACGCCGTACTGACCGGGCATAGAAGTTGGGTCTCCACTGCCGAATGGAACATAGATGGCATTCGCCTGGCAACCGCCGCTTTGGATGGCACGGTTCGGATCTGGGATACCGACAGCGGCGCTGAAGTGGCCTTATTTCGGCTGCATACCGGAGCAGTGTTGCACACAGCCTGGAATGGCGAGGGCACTCGTCTGGCCACTGCCGGCCGCGATGGCACTGTCCGAATTATCCAATATGTTGCGCCGGCCAACTTAATTAACTTTGCCTGCCAGCATACTCAACGTAATATGAGTCAACAAGAATGGCAGCGATATATGGGAGACTCTTCCTACCGTCAAACCTGTCCATGAGGCCGATTCCCAGACAGTAGAAGTTCTCCATCATATTTCTCTCAGCTCATATGAGGAAACAAAGAGATTGGAAAACTTCATTACCTCTAGGAAATCATTAAATCTATTAATCGTTTTGCTTTTGGCCCTGGTTATGGCATTATTACTTTTCAGCCTGCCCTTTTTGCTGACCCGCCTGGGGCTGAGACAAAATAGTAAACCGGAAGACTCAACCCTCTGTATTAACATTATGGCAATTATCACAGACACAGGCGTGCTGCCTGTGGTTGAACCCACCCCCCCGGCTCGTCTGGCCATTTACTATGGCTGGCCCAGCCTGGTCAATGGCGCTCAAGGCAATTTGATTTCCGCCACCCATGTTTTTAGCCAATTTAACGTGGTTGTTTTTGGCGACGGACTGGAACACCCCACCCATCTTGAACATGCCAACACCAAAATCATCATCCAAAATCTACGCAAAAACGAAATTGAAGTTTATGGGTATGTTGACCTGGGCGTCAGCCCGCCCACGCAAAATTTACCAACGGACACCATTGAAACTTACGTGAACGAGTGGGCTGCCATGAATGTGACCGGCATCTTTTACGACGACGCCGGGCAAGATTACGGCGTCACTACTTCCCGGTTAGCCCAGGCCATCAATTACGCCCACGCCCAAAACCTGGCCGTGTTCATCAACGCCTGGAACCCCACCGACGTCTTCACCGGCCTTATTCCCTGGCAGGATGGCGACTGGTATCTGGCCGAAAGCCATCCCGTAACCAATGACCGCTGCGACCATCTTGATGACTGGCAGCGCAAATCTCAACTTATCGCCACGCGCGCCCAAACTAACGTGCGGATTGCCGCCGTCAGCACGGGCAGCGCTCCCCCGCCCGGCAGTGATTGGGCCAACTATCCCCCCTTCAAACAGGCGTTGTTGGCCGCCTACCTGTTTGGGTTCGACGCGATTGGTTTCACCAATCCCCATTACAGCGCCTGCTGTGAGGGCGAGAATCATCTTCTCCCCCTACCCTCCGCTTCTGCCGATGCCGGCATCATAGATTCTGACATGCCTCTCAAGTAAAAGAGTTTGGGTGAAAACGGCCGGCTTGTATACAAAAAA
This sequence is a window from Anaerolineae bacterium. Protein-coding genes within it:
- a CDS encoding WD40 repeat domain-containing protein; this encodes MKYTVKELDRLARAKNIPEITQDKIYQELLAALQAWQPQQRCPYPGMSAFTKNEGELFFGREEATQNLIKFLQSWTLGAEKGIRFLPVIGSSGSGKSSLVQAGLMYQLEKGELIAGSEQWPIDTFQPRDDPLRNLARAILRLTHTDDDQVLRDEKTVFELSQALQNDTNLLYKKVQQIWPNDSPQQWLVLVIDQFEEVFTLCHDPQIGQAFIDNLLHAAQEEAGRVIVVITLRADFYGECLNHHNPFLVDALRVYQVAVGRMTPRQLHQAIEQPANKVGCRIEPELVTQLSNDMARQPPGSLPLLQHTLLQLWHRREGKYLTCEAYQQLGGIEKALPQYAEQEFFKLNQAQQSHCRQILLQLVQPGAKTGDARRSALIEDLQSLARNKQDIADIDEVLERLIRARLLTVNVDGQGKEFVEIAHEALIQHWTQLRDWIDENRAWLRIHRRLAEDARAWQESKYDPSFLYQASRLAKVLEAKDKNDARLLPLEEKFISASRKQECKRWVLKVVSTVIGILLIFVIILWAITFSQRQEIKELQNQAEAGRLAEGAARQLELENPGLSLLLAIESRKIQPSNENERVIRSALARLWPQVGVLAGHEAEVWQVAWSGDDSRLTTAGGDGTARIWDAKSQQEIMTLTGHAGAVLGVAWDGNDTRLVTASEDGTARVWDAQNGKPIAVFEHGRKVWRAAWSHDNTRIVTASEDGTARIWDAQSGLELVPLKGHTAPVVHAAWSSDDSCIVTASKDNTARIWEVETGHEIAQLVGHSYWVAYAAWNGDNTRIVTTSWDGTARIWDAQSGMEMATLASHDWGVVYAAWSNDDTRLVTASEDGTARVWDARSGMEMAVLDDHHGAVVYAVWSNDDRYIATASQDGTARIWDAQTGINLAVLEGHTGPVSYVAWNRDNTRLATAGGDGTARVWDTKSQVEIAALKVHTNTIRHVSWSGDDQWLATASNDKTARIWNAQDGTARVLLEGHDWWVLHTAWNKDNTRLVTTSEDGTACVWDPRTGEEVTMLEGHTSGVMYATWNREGDQIVTASRDGTARIWNAKTGTEFAVLADHTDEVVYAAWNEDNTHIVTTSADGTARVWDAKTGVEQVTLAGHQGLIWHAAWNKDGTRLLTAGDDTTARVWNVQNGAEIAVLEGHVGPVVHVAWNQNETRVATASGDGTARVWDTTYWAEHAVLTGHRSWVSTAEWNIDGIRLATAALDGTVRIWDTDSGAEVALFRLHTGAVLHTAWNGEGTRLATAGRDGTVRIIQYVAPANLINFACQHTQRNMSQQEWQRYMGDSSYRQTCP